One Chitinophagaceae bacterium C216 genomic window carries:
- the srlR_4 gene encoding Glucitol operon repressor, with product MATRTITERHEHILNEINKKGKVNIDDLAREMKVSGVTIRKDLKILEEKNLLFRTKGGASLNNPYAVDRPINEKEFINIEEKKKIAKAALSLIKNADSIMIGSGTTAFALASALHPQHKVTVITPALKVGLELSNRTNVEVLQLGGLIRPNSSSVAGGYALQILEDISCELLFLGVDGIDMDHGATISNLTEATLNRKMIDAAQTLILLADSTKFNRRGVAKICGIEQISYIVTDDKITPELVNQFEERGIKVIIGS from the coding sequence ATGGCAACAAGAACCATTACTGAGCGACATGAGCACATCTTAAACGAGATCAATAAAAAAGGTAAGGTAAACATCGACGACTTAGCCCGAGAAATGAAGGTTTCGGGCGTAACAATCCGTAAGGATTTGAAAATCCTGGAGGAAAAAAACTTACTATTTAGAACAAAAGGTGGCGCCTCTCTCAATAATCCCTACGCCGTGGATCGTCCCATAAATGAAAAAGAATTTATTAATATTGAAGAAAAGAAAAAGATTGCGAAAGCAGCTTTAAGCTTAATTAAAAACGCCGACTCTATCATGATTGGCTCGGGTACCACTGCTTTTGCCTTGGCATCCGCGCTTCATCCCCAGCACAAAGTCACAGTAATTACGCCTGCACTGAAAGTGGGACTAGAGCTCAGTAATCGTACCAATGTAGAAGTACTTCAATTAGGAGGTTTAATCAGACCAAATTCTTCTTCTGTTGCCGGAGGGTATGCGCTTCAGATTCTGGAAGATATTTCTTGCGAACTGCTCTTTCTTGGTGTGGACGGAATCGACATGGATCATGGCGCCACAATTTCTAACCTTACCGAAGCCACATTAAACAGGAAGATGATTGACGCAGCCCAAACACTTATTCTTCTAGCCGACAGTACGAAGTTTAATAGACGTGGAGTGGCAAAAATCTGCGGTATCGAACAAATCTCTTATATCGTAACAGATGATAAAATTACTCCTGAACTGGTAAATCAGTTTGAAGAAAGAGGTATTAAAGTAATTATTGGTTCATAG
- the csbX gene encoding Alpha-ketoglutarate permease, protein MNNDLTQNGLFAKIGLPKHLAWGYLGILIFMMGDGVEQGWLSPYLINNRGLNIEQAATLFSVYGFTVAVSSFLSGILAEGWGVRKMMWVGFLLFVAGTVGFVGVGLQNLDFPTMMLTYAIRGFGYPLFAYTFLVWITYRTPQSRLGTAVGWFWFVFTGGLNVFGAYYSSWAISRLGHLNTLWTSLFWVALGVVFALLLNRDKVEKTGSRNKLQEVKESFAIAVKEPKVLLGGIVRTINTTAQFAFPVFMPLYFEKYNFSTEDWLKIWGTIFTANIIFNLIFGFVGDRLGWRRTVSVFGGVGCALSTLLFYYSPQIFNGSFYMVMLSGVLWGALLAGYVPLSALVPSLVTKGKGAAMAFLNLGAGLSVVAGPLIVRLFIGPLGNAGVIWILAILYFVSAVLTQFITLPKAQDNNA, encoded by the coding sequence ATGAATAACGACTTAACTCAAAACGGATTGTTTGCTAAAATAGGTCTTCCCAAACACCTCGCTTGGGGGTATCTAGGAATTCTCATCTTCATGATGGGAGATGGGGTAGAGCAAGGCTGGCTAAGCCCTTATTTGATTAATAACCGCGGTCTCAATATTGAGCAAGCCGCAACACTTTTTAGTGTTTACGGTTTTACTGTGGCTGTTTCCTCATTCCTGTCAGGCATATTGGCCGAAGGATGGGGTGTGCGAAAAATGATGTGGGTGGGCTTTTTGCTGTTTGTAGCTGGTACTGTGGGATTTGTGGGTGTAGGACTCCAAAACCTAGATTTTCCCACTATGATGCTGACTTATGCCATTCGTGGTTTTGGTTATCCTTTATTTGCTTACACATTTTTGGTGTGGATCACCTATCGTACTCCACAGAGCAGACTGGGAACAGCTGTAGGTTGGTTCTGGTTTGTGTTTACAGGTGGTTTAAATGTATTTGGCGCTTATTATTCCAGCTGGGCAATATCGCGGCTGGGACATCTCAATACATTATGGACTTCATTGTTCTGGGTGGCATTGGGGGTAGTATTTGCTCTACTGCTTAATCGCGATAAAGTAGAAAAAACAGGCTCACGTAACAAACTGCAGGAAGTAAAAGAGAGTTTTGCCATTGCAGTAAAAGAGCCAAAGGTATTACTGGGGGGGATTGTTCGAACTATTAATACTACTGCTCAGTTTGCCTTTCCGGTATTTATGCCGCTTTATTTTGAAAAGTATAATTTTTCTACAGAAGACTGGCTGAAGATATGGGGTACCATCTTTACAGCCAATATAATATTCAATCTCATTTTCGGTTTTGTGGGTGACCGCTTAGGATGGCGTAGAACCGTTTCGGTATTTGGTGGCGTGGGTTGTGCTTTATCCACACTATTATTTTATTATTCACCTCAGATTTTTAATGGCAGCTTTTATATGGTGATGTTGAGTGGTGTGCTCTGGGGTGCACTATTGGCGGGTTATGTGCCTTTATCGGCATTAGTACCATCCTTGGTTACTAAAGGGAAAGGGGCTGCTATGGCATTTTTAAACCTAGGAGCCGGCTTATCGGTAGTGGCAGGCCCACTAATTGTGCGACTGTTTATTGGTCCTCTAGGAAATGCAGGTGTTATATGGATCTTAGCCATTCTGTATTTCGTTAGTGCGGTTCTTACACAGTTCATCACATTGCCCAAAGCACAAGATAATAATGCATAG
- the iolG_8 gene encoding Inositol 2-dehydrogenase/D-chiro-inositol 3-dehydrogenase, translating into MLTIGILGLGEGRSTMSAALQSKKLHLKMVCDVNENLCKLRCKEFDFDRYTTQYEDMLKDADIDIIAIYTPDHLHAEHISMALKHGKHVVCTKPFIDNLKDAKPLLELQKQTGKKIFVGQSSRFFEPAMRQRKDFENGEIGELITVESHYHADHRWFLEKNWALEEAFKWLYGGLSHPVDFVRWYLPNIEEVMGYGMISANGKKAGLKHEDTMHFIFKATDGRIARVSGVYTSPIQPPYRESGMSTVLRGTEGASQADYHELRYAITDRSGEEKIITWGDNALKYYYRFEGQSHHAGEYQNYLEYFVDSIEQEFTAYPDISEGIGTVALLQAMDESLKQGTPIKIKAILERYGLDLQLVGL; encoded by the coding sequence ATGTTAACTATTGGAATATTAGGACTGGGAGAGGGTAGGAGTACAATGAGTGCAGCTCTACAGAGCAAGAAATTGCATTTGAAAATGGTGTGTGATGTCAATGAGAATCTTTGCAAGCTGCGTTGTAAGGAGTTTGATTTTGACCGTTACACGACGCAGTATGAAGATATGCTAAAGGATGCGGATATTGACATCATTGCCATCTATACGCCTGATCATTTGCATGCTGAGCATATCAGTATGGCATTAAAGCATGGCAAGCATGTTGTATGCACTAAGCCATTTATTGATAACTTAAAAGATGCAAAACCCTTATTGGAATTGCAAAAGCAAACGGGTAAAAAGATTTTTGTAGGACAAAGCTCTCGTTTTTTTGAGCCCGCAATGCGTCAGCGTAAAGATTTTGAAAATGGTGAAATTGGCGAACTTATTACAGTAGAAAGTCATTATCACGCCGATCATCGATGGTTTTTAGAAAAGAATTGGGCTTTGGAAGAGGCTTTTAAGTGGCTATATGGTGGATTAAGTCATCCGGTAGATTTTGTCAGATGGTACTTGCCTAATATAGAAGAGGTGATGGGGTATGGAATGATCAGCGCTAATGGTAAAAAAGCTGGTCTGAAGCATGAGGATACTATGCATTTTATTTTTAAGGCAACTGATGGAAGAATTGCTCGTGTGAGCGGCGTATATACATCTCCTATTCAGCCTCCTTACCGCGAAAGTGGTATGAGTACTGTTTTGCGAGGTACGGAAGGGGCTAGTCAAGCCGATTACCATGAGTTGCGTTATGCAATTACTGACCGGAGCGGAGAGGAAAAAATAATTACCTGGGGTGATAATGCCTTAAAATACTATTACCGTTTTGAAGGGCAAAGTCATCATGCGGGCGAATATCAAAATTACCTTGAATATTTCGTTGATTCGATTGAGCAGGAATTTACCGCCTATCCCGATATATCAGAAGGAATTGGAACAGTAGCACTGCTGCAAGCCATGGATGAAAGTCTTAAACAAGGAACTCCCATAAAAATAAAAGCAATATTAGAGCGGTATGGTTTGGATTTGCAACTCGTCGGGTTGTAA
- the yoaD gene encoding Putative 2-hydroxyacid dehydrogenase YoaD, with translation MTILITAPYNEAGRKELEACFGKVVYKVWKENGRAFNASELDNLLTETQADALITEHDEVTEDVIRKHARLKFIGVCRGTPSNVAVQVAKELGIEVFNTPARNAQAVAEMFIANVITFLRKTIPSIEWLKGRNWQAGAHDSYLQFKGNEIAGMTIGMVGFGAVGQRIAGMVKSFPCKIQFYDPFITTPFEDYKQVSLEEVFATSDIVSIHLPVNKDTIGMIDKRLIGLMKKDAIFVNTARAAVVKRDDLLEAIEGNKIRGAILDVFDHEPPDDTDYRLIDHPNVLATPHTAGATHEVEDHHVRIMNEKLLQWAKQQAVHQ, from the coding sequence ATGACTATTTTAATTACTGCGCCTTACAATGAAGCGGGACGTAAAGAGTTGGAAGCCTGTTTTGGAAAAGTTGTTTATAAGGTATGGAAAGAAAACGGGCGCGCCTTTAATGCATCAGAATTAGATAACCTATTGACAGAAACACAAGCGGATGCGCTAATTACGGAGCACGACGAAGTAACGGAAGATGTGATTCGTAAGCATGCTCGTTTGAAATTTATTGGTGTTTGTAGAGGTACACCATCTAATGTAGCCGTACAGGTTGCTAAAGAACTAGGTATTGAAGTATTTAACACTCCTGCGCGGAATGCACAGGCAGTAGCGGAAATGTTTATAGCTAATGTGATCACTTTCTTGCGTAAAACGATTCCTTCGATCGAGTGGTTGAAGGGGCGCAACTGGCAGGCCGGAGCACACGACTCTTATCTACAGTTTAAGGGCAATGAAATCGCCGGTATGACCATCGGTATGGTTGGATTTGGTGCAGTAGGGCAACGTATTGCCGGTATGGTGAAGTCTTTCCCTTGCAAGATCCAATTTTATGACCCATTTATTACAACTCCATTTGAAGACTACAAGCAGGTGAGTTTGGAAGAAGTGTTTGCAACTTCTGATATCGTTTCGATTCATCTTCCGGTGAATAAAGATACCATAGGTATGATAGATAAACGTCTTATCGGGCTGATGAAGAAAGACGCCATTTTTGTCAACACTGCTAGAGCTGCGGTTGTAAAGCGTGATGATCTACTCGAAGCAATAGAGGGTAATAAAATTCGTGGCGCCATACTGGATGTATTCGATCATGAACCTCCGGATGATACCGATTACCGCCTCATTGATCATCCTAATGTACTGGCAACACCTCATACCGCAGGTGCTACACATGAAGTGGAAGATCATCATGTACGTATCATGAATGAGAAATTATTACAATGGGCCAAACAGCAAGCCGTTCATCAATAA
- the pspA gene encoding Phosphoserine phosphatase 1 yields the protein MLRVILLRHGETPYNAAGNKYCGRTDLGLTEKGLAQAAKVAASLKGVNIDAVYSSPLQRARITAEIASGNRPVTTDERLIEIDFGLWEGKTKEEFNAENPSYWKEWMADPRSAKAGGTGESGGDVVKRVNDFFNEMLQKHHGQLILVVAHNGVNRLYMAEKLGMPLSNYRSFDIENSSITYFELHDDGRFVLKKLNAQSL from the coding sequence ATGTTAAGAGTAATATTGTTAAGACATGGAGAAACGCCCTACAATGCGGCGGGTAACAAATATTGCGGAAGAACCGATTTGGGGCTTACTGAAAAGGGCTTGGCGCAAGCTGCAAAAGTAGCTGCCTCCTTAAAAGGTGTTAATATAGATGCAGTATATTCTTCTCCCTTACAACGTGCAAGAATAACTGCAGAAATAGCATCGGGCAATCGCCCTGTAACTACAGATGAACGCCTTATAGAAATTGATTTCGGGTTATGGGAAGGAAAAACAAAAGAGGAATTTAATGCAGAAAACCCTTCTTATTGGAAAGAATGGATGGCCGATCCTCGTTCTGCAAAGGCGGGTGGTACAGGAGAGTCGGGTGGTGATGTAGTGAAGCGTGTGAATGACTTCTTTAATGAAATGCTTCAAAAACATCACGGGCAATTGATACTGGTTGTGGCTCATAATGGTGTAAATCGCCTATACATGGCAGAAAAATTAGGTATGCCACTCTCTAATTATCGCTCTTTTGATATAGAAAATTCTTCCATTACTTATTTTGAGCTGCACGATGATGGCAGATTTGTCCTGAAAAAATTGAATGCACAATCCTTATAA
- the PSK gene encoding D-ribulose kinase encodes MDEAYFIGIDLGTQGLRVVILDNKGNIAASSEQGFTLSPEMRMEQNPNEWWEVCVQCLEKAVAQLSAFQKAAVRAVAVDSTSGTVIPIDKEYQPLHNAIMYSDQRSAEHAKHCTAVAKQRHPHGFTGFSWSTGLAKMVWFINTFPEKADRIFKWIHAAEFITGKLSGVWHVTDYTNVLKSGFDLAALYWPDYISDVLGIRKDWLQEVLPSGRVIGTLNKDLSQQLGLPSNVAVTTGLTDGCASQVASGAMRPGQWNTTIGTTLVIKGVSVKEIKDPENRIYNHRHPAGFWMPGGAGNIGADWVSAGFKDELEHYNNAAVTLTPTGQIAYPLLQKGERFPFLAPEVSGFAPENVSKEVLYTANMEGVAYAERYAYELISNLSGEEVSEIYTAGGASNSDIWLQIRSDIMQKPICKMKYVSGAVGAAIVAASTTYFKDITEATAALTQAEKWISPRSDMHQQYNDLYGRFLNTMKDKGFLK; translated from the coding sequence ATGGATGAAGCATATTTTATAGGGATTGATCTGGGAACACAGGGGCTCAGAGTAGTGATATTAGATAATAAGGGTAATATTGCGGCCAGTTCAGAACAGGGATTTACTTTATCTCCCGAAATGCGAATGGAGCAGAACCCCAACGAATGGTGGGAGGTATGTGTACAATGTTTAGAGAAGGCTGTAGCACAGTTATCGGCTTTTCAAAAAGCAGCTGTTCGTGCGGTGGCTGTGGATTCTACATCAGGTACTGTTATTCCTATTGATAAAGAATATCAGCCCTTGCATAATGCCATTATGTATAGTGATCAGCGCTCGGCAGAGCATGCTAAGCATTGTACGGCTGTGGCAAAGCAACGTCACCCACATGGATTTACCGGCTTTAGTTGGTCTACCGGTTTGGCTAAAATGGTGTGGTTTATCAACACTTTTCCTGAGAAGGCCGATCGTATTTTCAAATGGATTCATGCAGCCGAGTTTATAACAGGGAAGTTAAGCGGTGTATGGCATGTGACGGATTATACTAATGTATTGAAATCTGGTTTTGATCTTGCCGCCCTTTATTGGCCTGATTACATTAGTGATGTGTTAGGGATAAGAAAAGATTGGTTGCAAGAGGTGCTACCGTCGGGAAGAGTCATCGGAACTCTTAATAAAGACTTGTCACAACAGCTGGGACTTCCTTCTAATGTAGCAGTTACTACTGGTTTAACCGATGGATGCGCTTCACAAGTGGCATCAGGCGCCATGAGGCCTGGCCAGTGGAATACCACAATCGGCACCACCTTGGTGATTAAGGGGGTTTCGGTGAAAGAAATTAAAGACCCGGAGAATCGGATTTATAATCATAGGCACCCTGCTGGTTTTTGGATGCCGGGTGGGGCTGGAAATATCGGTGCGGACTGGGTTTCTGCCGGATTTAAAGATGAGCTGGAGCATTACAATAATGCAGCTGTTACACTCACACCTACCGGACAAATTGCCTATCCGCTTTTGCAGAAAGGAGAGCGCTTCCCCTTCCTAGCTCCTGAAGTATCAGGCTTTGCTCCTGAAAATGTTTCGAAGGAAGTGTTGTACACGGCCAATATGGAAGGAGTAGCCTATGCCGAGCGTTACGCGTATGAATTAATTAGTAATCTTTCAGGGGAAGAAGTTTCTGAAATTTATACTGCAGGAGGTGCCAGTAATAGTGATATCTGGCTGCAAATACGTAGCGACATCATGCAAAAGCCAATATGTAAAATGAAATATGTATCAGGAGCTGTGGGTGCAGCCATCGTGGCAGCTTCCACCACTTATTTTAAGGATATCACCGAAGCGACTGCAGCTCTTACACAGGCAGAAAAATGGATTTCCCCCCGTTCTGATATGCACCAGCAGTATAATGATTTGTACGGACGTTTCCTGAATACGATGAAGGATAAAGGATTTCTGAAATAG
- the yjoA gene encoding putative protein YjoA, whose translation MSTTISIERPILTKDELLVAWQGHRKLTRRVIEIFPEKDLFNFSIGGMRPFAELCREIIAVAAGSMQQIVTGNIRPLEECMPEVQEKADILESWDQTTDIINTSWSQIQPERFREEISLFGAYNMSVIGIIQYAIDNEIHHRGQGYVYLRALGIEPPFFWERF comes from the coding sequence ATGAGCACAACAATTTCTATTGAACGTCCTATTCTTACCAAAGATGAATTACTAGTAGCCTGGCAAGGGCATCGTAAACTAACCAGAAGGGTTATAGAAATTTTTCCGGAAAAGGATTTGTTTAACTTTTCCATTGGAGGGATGCGCCCATTTGCTGAACTCTGCAGAGAAATAATTGCCGTTGCTGCAGGAAGTATGCAGCAGATTGTAACAGGGAATATTCGCCCTTTAGAAGAGTGTATGCCTGAGGTTCAGGAGAAGGCAGATATACTCGAGTCCTGGGATCAGACTACTGATATTATTAATACCTCATGGTCGCAGATTCAGCCGGAGCGTTTCAGAGAGGAGATCAGCCTGTTTGGTGCCTACAACATGTCGGTGATAGGCATAATACAATATGCCATAGACAATGAGATTCATCATCGTGGCCAAGGATATGTTTATCTACGGGCATTAGGCATAGAGCCTCCTTTCTTCTGGGAAAGATTTTAA
- the sglT_3 gene encoding Sodium/glucose cotransporter — MNTILSKLQTIDYVIVITYLVILLFIGYKASFGGKKQKDETLFLAGKSLNWYNVGFNMWGTNVGPSMLLAFASIGYATGIVAGNFEWYAFVFLLLLAVVFAPRYIASKVTTMPEFMGQRYGEGTRNILAWYALVKILISWLSLGLFAGGFLVRQILGIPMWQSVIVLVLFAGLFAFAGGLKAIAKVNVFQMILLIGVSLLLCVMGIHKVGGVRALIQQTPDEYWSMIRPASDQAYPWYAILLGYPVSAIAFFCTDQAMVQSVLGARNLEQGQLGVNFIGWLKILSLPLFIIPGVVCYVLYPNLSSPDEAYMTLVTNLFPPGMNGLVIVVLIAVLVGTIGSSLNALSTVFTTDIYAKKIRPNADNQQLIKVGRMTVVAGCFFAILMAIAIDSIKGLNLFDVFQAVLGFIAPSLAVVFLLAVFWKPLTRRAVNFTLIWGSIISLFIGVLYLWVFPANSYSFWPHYLFLSFLIFLLLLILAVVISIADPTPQKATVIEEEIPVTTLRVKSAWTALVIAMIVLYIIFH; from the coding sequence GTGAATACAATTCTATCCAAGCTTCAAACGATTGACTATGTCATAGTAATTACTTACCTAGTAATACTATTATTTATAGGATATAAAGCCAGTTTTGGAGGGAAGAAGCAAAAAGATGAAACCCTGTTTTTGGCTGGAAAATCTCTTAACTGGTACAATGTGGGGTTCAATATGTGGGGAACCAATGTAGGCCCTTCAATGTTACTGGCATTTGCCAGTATTGGCTATGCTACAGGCATAGTGGCCGGTAATTTTGAATGGTATGCCTTCGTGTTTTTGCTTTTGTTGGCGGTGGTATTTGCGCCTCGTTATATTGCCAGTAAAGTAACCACCATGCCAGAATTTATGGGACAACGGTATGGTGAGGGCACTCGCAATATTCTGGCTTGGTACGCATTGGTGAAAATTCTTATATCCTGGTTGTCGTTGGGACTATTTGCAGGCGGTTTTCTTGTACGACAAATATTGGGAATCCCCATGTGGCAATCAGTAATTGTGTTGGTGTTGTTTGCTGGATTATTTGCATTTGCAGGTGGACTGAAAGCTATTGCCAAGGTAAATGTGTTTCAGATGATTTTGCTAATTGGCGTATCCCTGCTGCTCTGTGTAATGGGTATTCATAAAGTAGGAGGGGTAAGGGCATTGATACAACAAACACCGGATGAATACTGGAGTATGATAAGACCCGCTTCAGACCAGGCTTATCCTTGGTATGCTATTTTGTTGGGTTATCCAGTTTCAGCTATTGCATTCTTCTGTACGGATCAGGCGATGGTGCAGTCGGTGTTAGGTGCGCGTAATCTTGAACAAGGACAGTTGGGAGTGAATTTTATAGGATGGTTAAAAATATTGTCCTTGCCATTGTTTATCATTCCGGGTGTGGTTTGTTATGTGTTATATCCTAATCTGAGTAGTCCAGACGAAGCCTATATGACGCTTGTTACGAATTTATTCCCTCCAGGTATGAACGGGTTGGTAATAGTGGTGCTGATTGCAGTGTTAGTAGGAACGATTGGATCTTCTTTGAATGCTTTAAGTACGGTTTTCACTACCGATATCTATGCTAAAAAGATTCGTCCCAATGCCGATAATCAGCAGCTCATCAAAGTCGGCAGAATGACTGTTGTTGCAGGTTGTTTTTTTGCCATTCTTATGGCTATAGCTATTGATAGTATTAAAGGATTAAACCTTTTCGATGTATTTCAGGCTGTGCTTGGGTTTATCGCACCTTCATTAGCAGTAGTGTTTTTGTTGGCAGTGTTTTGGAAACCGCTTACACGACGAGCTGTGAATTTTACCTTGATATGGGGCTCTATTATCAGTTTATTTATCGGGGTATTGTATTTATGGGTGTTTCCGGCAAATAGTTATTCCTTTTGGCCCCATTATCTGTTTTTATCTTTTTTAATCTTTTTATTGTTGCTGATTTTGGCTGTGGTGATTTCTATTGCAGACCCTACTCCACAAAAGGCTACAGTTATAGAGGAAGAAATACCCGTTACTACTTTACGTGTTAAGAGTGCATGGACGGCGCTAGTGATTGCAATGATTGTACTATATATAATATTTCATTAG
- the yoaC gene encoding Putative sugar kinase YoaC — protein MKNAHIIIDFGTGNLRAAVIATDGSILGAAREDVPYIRDHQYDDSIYFDPAALWDLILELTAIALKQAGLVKVLGITATSQREGIVVLDKAGIPVIGMPNIDHRGRAWEHTLQNKDEVYRLTGRFPTSLFSAFKLVGLREGRKDLWEQADTFLSISDWIEYMFSGVEHYEHSQASETLLYDVARKSWSDALCEKFNLPSSLLPPLSDSGTVLGKIKPQVAEGLSINPEAQVIVGGADTQLAVLSTCANEGDIVIVSGTTTPIIKLSATYDLDERQRIWTGRHIDENSFMVEANAGVTGLNYQRLKKIFYPNEGYEVIEREIQSVSDYQCVASLGSLIADESKPLIRGGFIFNTPVNNELSRGSFMWATLWDMACSIYENYKTLVSVTHYDKSYIWTCGGGLESKILRQFIANLTGKEIRIRDNYRHASVVGGMMICNNALKIDSYAVQDYEKVEPMDDKQHQQLYEQWKDNRALLKKIF, from the coding sequence ATGAAGAATGCTCATATTATTATAGATTTCGGAACAGGCAATTTGCGCGCAGCTGTAATTGCTACAGATGGGAGTATACTAGGTGCAGCACGTGAAGATGTTCCGTATATCAGAGATCATCAATATGACGATTCTATTTATTTTGATCCGGCGGCTTTATGGGATCTGATTTTGGAACTTACAGCTATCGCATTAAAGCAGGCTGGCCTGGTGAAAGTGCTGGGAATTACAGCTACCAGCCAGCGTGAAGGTATTGTAGTATTGGATAAAGCCGGTATACCCGTAATCGGAATGCCGAATATCGATCACAGAGGAAGAGCATGGGAGCATACCTTGCAAAATAAAGATGAAGTGTACCGTCTTACAGGACGATTCCCTACTTCACTCTTTTCGGCATTTAAACTGGTGGGATTAAGAGAAGGTAGGAAGGATTTATGGGAACAGGCGGATACATTCTTGAGCATTAGTGATTGGATTGAATACATGTTCTCGGGAGTAGAACATTACGAGCACTCTCAGGCATCAGAAACGTTGCTGTATGATGTAGCGCGTAAATCTTGGTCGGATGCTTTATGTGAAAAATTCAACCTCCCTTCGTCGCTATTGCCTCCTTTGTCCGATTCGGGAACCGTATTAGGGAAGATTAAGCCCCAGGTAGCGGAAGGCTTATCCATTAATCCTGAAGCTCAGGTAATTGTAGGTGGAGCTGATACGCAACTGGCAGTATTGAGCACCTGTGCCAATGAGGGGGATATTGTAATCGTTTCTGGAACCACTACACCTATTATCAAGTTGTCAGCAACTTATGATTTGGACGAACGCCAGCGTATTTGGACAGGAAGACATATAGATGAGAATAGTTTTATGGTAGAAGCCAATGCTGGTGTTACCGGATTAAACTATCAACGCCTGAAAAAGATTTTCTATCCCAATGAAGGATACGAAGTGATTGAGCGCGAAATACAATCTGTAAGCGATTATCAGTGTGTGGCTTCTTTGGGTTCTTTAATAGCAGACGAATCCAAGCCACTTATCAGAGGTGGATTTATTTTCAATACTCCCGTAAACAATGAGCTTTCGAGAGGAAGCTTCATGTGGGCTACTCTTTGGGATATGGCATGCAGTATTTATGAAAATTATAAAACGCTCGTATCTGTAACACATTACGACAAGTCTTATATCTGGACTTGTGGAGGAGGCTTAGAAAGTAAAATCCTGAGGCAGTTTATTGCTAATCTGACAGGAAAGGAAATCAGAATACGTGATAATTATCGTCATGCTTCGGTTGTGGGTGGTATGATGATTTGCAACAATGCATTGAAGATAGATAGTTATGCTGTGCAGGATTATGAAAAAGTTGAGCCTATGGACGATAAGCAACATCAGCAGCTATATGAACAGTGGAAGGATAATAGAGCGCTCTTAAAAAAGATTTTCTGA